The Heyndrickxia acidicola sequence TTTCAAAGGCATTGGCGATAAATCACCAATACCTTGAAATTTAGTTTTTTTAGTTTTGACAGTATCTAGCTGAAATGATTCCTCCAAAGTGGTACCTTGCGTATTAGAATTTGTCTTTGATTACAAGATCTTTTAAATCAAATCGAGAAGTAGGATGAGCAGGTTTTGCTGCGTACCCTAATGTCAACATCAAAACGGGAATATAACGATCCGGAATATTCAGTTCTTGACGTAAAGCAAGCGGATCAAATCCACCCATTGGGCAAGTGTCTAGGTCATATGCTTTGGCCGCAAGCATCAATTGCATAGCCGCAAACGAAGCATTACGGATTGCTTCATGTACACCTACAGTTTCACTGCTGGCATATGCACTTTCAATATTTTTTAACAACTCACCTTTTGCCTCTTCAGTCATGTATCCACCTTTTACAGCTTCTCCATACACCATTTCAGCATTTTTGTTTGCTTGTACGTCACCTAAAACGATGATGACAGCAGAAGCATCAATGACTTGTTGTTGACCATAGGCAATCGGAAGCAAATGTTCTTTTATTAGTTGATCTTGGACGACAATAAATTTCCAATGTTGAAGATTCCAAGAAGACGGTGCAGTAGCCGCCAATTTCAAGATATCCTGCAAAGTCGCTTTAGGAATCGTTTTTCCTTTTTCGTAAGCTCTCACGCTTGACCGTGATTGCATGAAATGGGAGATGGATTGTTCAACTGTTGTTGTCATAGTTTATCACCTTTCACATCATACTTGGATATTTATAGTTAATTATTGTTGAAAAAATTTTCAACCTAAAAGATAGTGGATTAGTTT is a genomic window containing:
- a CDS encoding nitroreductase family protein, translated to MTTTVEQSISHFMQSRSSVRAYEKGKTIPKATLQDILKLAATAPSSWNLQHWKFIVVQDQLIKEHLLPIAYGQQQVIDASAVIIVLGDVQANKNAEMVYGEAVKGGYMTEEAKGELLKNIESAYASSETVGVHEAIRNASFAAMQLMLAAKAYDLDTCPMGGFDPLALRQELNIPDRYIPVLMLTLGYAAKPAHPTSRFDLKDLVIKDKF